The following are from one region of the Prionailurus bengalensis isolate Pbe53 chromosome A2, Fcat_Pben_1.1_paternal_pri, whole genome shotgun sequence genome:
- the LOC122488514 gene encoding GTPase IMAP family member 7-like, with protein MADPQDNTLRIVLVGKSGSGKSATANTILGSSVFESKIAPNAVTTKCQKASKEWKGRKLLVVDTPGLFDTKETLDTTCREISQCVLYSCPGPHAIILVLQLGRYTDEEQKTMALIKYVFGKPALKHMIMLFTRKDNLEGQSLSDFLADSDVKLRNIISECGNRYCAFNNRASEAEKEAQVQELVELIEEMVQNNGGDYFTDAIYKDTEKRLRQREEDLKKIYADQLNNEIKLVEKEYADKSQEEREKKIEWLKRIYDEQLKNIREEAEKGIFEHVLDGIRRVLSKIWHTFW; from the coding sequence ATGGCAGACCCTCAGGACAACACTCTGAGGATTGTTTTGGTGGGGAAAAGTGGAAGTGGGAAGAGCGCAACGGCAAACACCATCCTGGGGAGTAGTGTCTTTGAGTCTAAAATTGCACCCAATGCTGTCACCACCAAGTGTCAAAAAGCATCCAAGGAATGGAAGGGGAGGAAACTTCTTGTTGTTGACACCCCAGGGCTCTTTGACACCAAGGAGACCCTGGATACCACGTGCAGGGAAATCAGCCAGTGTGTCCTCTActcctgccctgggccccacgCCATCATCTTGGTCCTCCAGCTGGGCCGCTACACGGATGAAGAGCAGAAGACCATGGCATTGATCAAGTATGTCTTTGGGAAGCCAGCCTTGAAGCACATGATCATGTTGTTCACTCGCAAAGATAACTTGGAGGGGCAGAGCCTGAGTGACTTCTTAGCAGATTCAGATGTGAAGCTAAGAAACATCATCAGCGAGTGTGGGAACCGCTACTGTGCCTTCAACAACAGAGCCTCAGAGGCCGAGAAGGAAGCTCAAGTGCAGGAGCTGGTGGAGCTGATAGAGGAGATGGTGCAGAACAACGGAGGGGATTACTTTACCGATGCCATTTACAAGGACACAGAGAAGAGGCTGAGGCAACGGGAAGAAGACCTGAAGAAGATCTATGCCGAtcaattaaataatgaaattaaactagTAGAAAAGGAATATGCTGATAAATCACAGGAAGAAcgggagaaaaaaatagaatggctAAAGAGGATTTATgatgaacaattaaaaaatatcaggGAAGAAGCTGAGAAGGGCATATTTGAACATGTTTTAGATGGGATTAGGAGGGTGCTTTCAAAAATATGGCATACGTTTTGGTAG